The following are encoded in a window of Gramella sp. MT6 genomic DNA:
- a CDS encoding redoxin domain-containing protein, with protein MKNLKPRQEVPELIVKTTKGLKWDLRDNQPENFTMLVFYRGIHCPVCMKYLEELNTKIEDFRDKGVNVICVSSNTEELAQKTVEEWDIDNLNIGYDFSVDEGRKWGLFISEATKDSEPEVFLEPALFLIRPDNTLYSASIQSMPFARPKFDELLRSISFVIKDDYPARGEA; from the coding sequence ATGAAGAATTTGAAACCAAGACAGGAAGTTCCGGAACTGATTGTAAAGACCACTAAAGGTTTAAAATGGGATCTTCGGGATAATCAACCTGAAAATTTTACCATGCTTGTTTTTTACAGGGGCATACATTGCCCGGTTTGTATGAAATACCTGGAAGAATTGAACACGAAGATCGAAGATTTCAGAGATAAAGGAGTTAATGTTATTTGCGTAAGTTCAAATACCGAGGAACTGGCGCAAAAGACTGTAGAGGAATGGGATATTGATAATCTCAATATTGGCTATGATTTTAGTGTTGATGAAGGTAGAAAATGGGGGCTTTTCATTTCAGAAGCGACAAAGGATTCAGAACCTGAAGTTTTTCTTGAACCGGCCCTTTTCCTGATACGGCCAGATAATACACTTTATTCTGCAAGTATTCAATCAATGCCTTTTGCCCGGCCAAAGTTCGATGAGCTATTAAGATCTATCTCTTTTGTAATTAAAGATGATTATCCTGCAAGGGGAGAAGCATAA
- a CDS encoding GntG family PLP-dependent aldolase, whose translation MKEIDLRSDTVTRPTKGMLQAMMSAEVGDDVYKEDPTINALEKKLADMFGKDEALFFPTGSMANQAAIKLHTQPGEQLICDKWAHVYNYEGGGVSFNSGVSCKLVDGDRGMIKATQVEESINPPDFYHSPLTTLVCLENTTNKGGGACYDLEEIKKIRKVCDKNDLGLHLDGARLFNAIVKNNEDPKNYGKLFDTISVCLSKGLGTPMGSVLIGDKRLMKNAIRVRKVLGGGMRQVGFMAAAGIYALDNHLEQLKKDNARASEIAEVLSSLDYVGKVEPVETNIIIFYLEDPENEKAFMDKLSENSIRISNMGQGKLRIVTHLDYSEEMHHQFLSLLQNIDL comes from the coding sequence ATGAAAGAAATAGATCTAAGAAGTGATACAGTAACCAGACCAACCAAGGGAATGTTGCAGGCTATGATGTCTGCCGAAGTTGGTGATGATGTTTATAAAGAAGATCCAACGATCAATGCTCTGGAAAAAAAGCTTGCGGATATGTTTGGTAAAGATGAGGCTTTATTTTTCCCTACCGGAAGTATGGCTAATCAAGCCGCGATAAAACTTCATACCCAGCCGGGAGAACAATTGATCTGTGATAAGTGGGCTCATGTTTACAATTATGAAGGAGGAGGCGTTTCCTTTAATAGTGGTGTTTCATGTAAGCTAGTGGATGGAGACCGTGGGATGATCAAAGCAACACAGGTGGAAGAAAGCATTAATCCACCAGATTTTTATCATAGCCCGCTAACCACTTTGGTTTGTCTTGAAAACACAACAAATAAAGGTGGTGGTGCCTGCTATGATCTGGAAGAAATAAAGAAAATTAGAAAAGTTTGCGATAAGAACGATCTTGGATTGCATCTAGATGGGGCAAGATTATTTAATGCTATTGTTAAGAATAATGAAGACCCTAAAAATTATGGAAAATTGTTTGATACCATTTCGGTTTGTTTATCCAAAGGGCTTGGAACTCCAATGGGATCAGTTCTAATTGGAGATAAAAGGTTGATGAAGAATGCAATCAGAGTTCGTAAGGTTCTGGGTGGTGGAATGCGTCAGGTTGGTTTTATGGCTGCGGCTGGGATTTATGCTCTGGATAATCATTTGGAGCAGTTGAAAAAAGATAATGCAAGAGCTTCAGAAATTGCTGAGGTGCTATCATCGCTTGATTATGTTGGTAAAGTAGAACCTGTAGAAACTAATATCATCATTTTTTACCTGGAGGATCCAGAAAATGAAAAAGCCTTTATGGATAAACTTTCAGAAAATAGCATCCGGATAAGCAATATGGGGCAGGGAAAATTAAGGATCGTGACTCATCTTGATTATTCAGAAGAAATGCATCATCAATTCCTGTCTCTACTTCAAAATATTGATCTGTAG